A window of Agrobacterium tumefaciens contains these coding sequences:
- a CDS encoding ABC-F family ATP-binding cassette domain-containing protein — protein sequence MPHSITLSDLSWSTPDGHPLFSNINLRFGPERTGLVGRNGVGKTTLLKLIAGELTPSAGTVSVSGSVNLLRQSVQVVSDETVADLFGARDTLDVLARAQAGTATLEALEDIDWMLEEKIAGALAQVGLDALPTTPLSALSGGQRTRVALAAQIHAAPDFLILDEPTNNLDRDGRIFVADFLAGWRGGAIVVSHDRGLLETLDAIMEMTTLGASRYGGNWSRYRAQKALELAAAEQDFANAEKRLSEVKRRSQEALERKARRDSRGAAKAARGDMPGIVAGAMKRRAEKTSGGNANLAGRLAASATDDLIAARERIEILQSVSVTLPSSGLHATKMVLRLQNLTAGYEAQQPLLRDLSFEIIGPQRVAVTGPNGSGKTTLLSVITGKLPPFAGAVDVGVKAVFLDQQVSLLDATLSIRDNFMRLNPQAGDNACRAALARFMFRADAALQIAGTLSGGQMLRAGLACVLGGIEPPQLLILDEPTNHLDIDSIAAVEAGLRAYDGALLVVSHDEAFLAEIGIERRLVLGLG from the coding sequence ATGCCGCATTCCATCACGCTTTCGGACCTGTCGTGGTCGACACCTGACGGTCATCCGCTCTTTTCTAACATCAATCTTCGCTTCGGACCCGAACGCACCGGCCTCGTCGGGCGCAACGGCGTCGGCAAGACGACGCTTCTCAAATTGATCGCCGGAGAGCTGACGCCGTCCGCAGGCACAGTTTCCGTATCGGGCAGCGTCAATCTTCTGCGCCAGAGCGTGCAGGTCGTCTCCGACGAGACCGTCGCCGACCTGTTTGGAGCGCGCGACACGCTGGACGTGCTTGCCCGTGCGCAGGCGGGAACGGCCACTCTGGAAGCGCTTGAAGACATCGACTGGATGCTGGAGGAGAAAATTGCCGGGGCGCTCGCGCAGGTCGGGTTGGACGCCTTGCCCACCACGCCGCTTTCGGCTTTATCGGGCGGCCAGCGCACGCGGGTCGCACTTGCTGCTCAAATCCATGCTGCGCCGGATTTCCTGATCCTCGATGAACCGACCAACAATCTCGACCGGGACGGGCGCATTTTCGTTGCCGATTTTCTGGCGGGCTGGCGCGGCGGAGCGATCGTCGTCAGTCATGATCGGGGGCTTCTCGAAACCCTCGACGCGATTATGGAGATGACGACGCTCGGCGCTTCCCGCTACGGTGGTAACTGGAGCCGCTACCGCGCACAAAAAGCGCTGGAGCTGGCCGCCGCCGAACAGGACTTCGCGAATGCGGAAAAGCGTCTGTCCGAGGTAAAGCGCCGGTCGCAGGAAGCCCTGGAGCGCAAGGCGCGGCGTGACAGCAGGGGTGCTGCGAAGGCGGCGCGCGGAGATATGCCCGGCATTGTTGCCGGCGCGATGAAAAGGCGGGCCGAAAAAACAAGCGGCGGTAACGCCAACCTCGCCGGCCGTCTGGCAGCCTCGGCAACGGACGATCTGATTGCGGCGCGGGAGCGGATCGAAATCCTGCAGTCTGTCAGCGTCACTTTGCCGTCGAGTGGGCTACATGCGACAAAAATGGTGCTCCGATTGCAGAACCTGACCGCAGGCTATGAGGCCCAACAACCCCTGCTTCGCGATCTCTCCTTTGAGATCATCGGGCCGCAGCGCGTTGCCGTGACTGGCCCCAATGGATCGGGGAAAACAACGCTGCTTTCAGTCATCACGGGTAAGTTGCCGCCGTTCGCTGGAGCCGTGGATGTCGGCGTCAAAGCCGTATTTCTCGATCAGCAGGTCAGTCTGCTGGATGCAACCCTGTCCATCCGCGACAATTTCATGCGGCTCAATCCGCAGGCAGGTGACAACGCCTGCCGGGCGGCACTTGCGCGCTTCATGTTCCGCGCGGATGCTGCTTTGCAGATCGCTGGAACACTCTCGGGCGGGCAGATGCTGCGGGCCGGGCTCGCCTGTGTTCTGGGCGGCATTGAGCCTCCGCAGCTGTTGATCCTGGACGAGCCGACGAACCACCTTGATATCGATTCCATTGCCGCCGTGGAGGCCGGCTTGCGCGCCTATGACGGCGCGTTGCTGGTCGTCAGCCACGACGAGGCATTTCTTGCGGAGATCGGTATCGAGCGTCGGCTGGTACTGGGCTTGGGCTGA
- a CDS encoding Csu type fimbrial protein: protein MRRLIRVAIAITAVLSAAPVLAQTCTFSMSDMNFGFVNLAGGAAVDTTATLSVTCNNPLSLALSVRICPNINAGSGGQSGGVRRMLQGSNILNYQLYQNSARTTTWGSVTQPALGSPPPIDLALPLLVNTTTRTLYGRINAGQSAAARGAYLSSFAGAETSFTYESYTLLAPSCSSVTQNATQVPFNVTAAVAPTCIVSANNINFGSHGVLNTAVDATGAINLTCTSNLSYSVALNGGLSNSPPAARKMVQGAASVTYGLYRDAGRTNVWGSAAGQIAAGTGTGSLQSLTVYGRVPAQNTPAPGNYADTVVVTVNY from the coding sequence ATGAGGCGTCTTATCCGCGTTGCCATTGCAATTACAGCCGTTCTTTCGGCGGCGCCCGTTCTGGCGCAAACCTGTACTTTCAGCATGTCGGACATGAATTTCGGCTTCGTCAATCTCGCAGGGGGCGCTGCCGTTGACACGACGGCTACCCTTTCGGTGACCTGCAATAATCCGCTTTCTCTGGCGCTTTCCGTTCGCATCTGTCCGAACATCAATGCGGGAAGCGGCGGACAATCGGGCGGTGTCCGCCGGATGCTGCAGGGAAGCAATATCCTCAATTACCAGTTGTACCAGAATTCTGCGCGCACGACGACCTGGGGATCGGTCACACAACCGGCACTCGGATCTCCTCCACCAATCGACCTGGCCTTGCCGCTTCTTGTCAACACCACGACCCGCACCCTGTATGGCCGGATCAATGCCGGTCAGTCCGCAGCGGCGCGAGGCGCATATCTCTCCAGTTTTGCCGGCGCGGAAACGAGTTTCACCTACGAAAGCTACACGCTTCTCGCACCAAGCTGCTCGTCTGTCACCCAGAATGCCACCCAGGTTCCGTTCAACGTAACTGCCGCCGTCGCGCCGACATGCATCGTCTCAGCAAACAACATCAATTTCGGAAGTCACGGCGTGCTCAACACAGCAGTGGATGCGACCGGGGCGATCAATCTGACCTGCACCAGCAATCTAAGCTACAGCGTGGCTTTGAATGGAGGCCTCAGTAACAGTCCGCCTGCCGCACGCAAGATGGTTCAGGGCGCGGCATCCGTTACCTACGGTCTTTACCGTGATGCGGGCCGCACCAATGTCTGGGGTAGCGCCGCGGGCCAGATAGCCGCCGGAACGGGAACGGGTAGCCTGCAGAGCCTGACGGTCTACGGGCGCGTGCCGGCGCAGAACACGCCGGCCCCTGGCAACTATGCCGACACGGTCGTGGTCACCGTAAACTACTGA
- a CDS encoding fimbria/pilus outer membrane usher protein, whose amino-acid sequence MRRRAFRAADLAVLTIAALTVISSSSLSVAQDIPPAAQPTSVAANEAGQLQLEVYINDVSTNMIATFRQNAAGSFLIEPQQLTNIGISPVENAIGDDGWIDISMLPEVVARYDSSTQSMHFSLPMTARASKVIDASGKAAAEEDDETQEKARSDFGGLVNYTIYGASGGNKWSDLADFNGISALLESRAFGPLGVLSSSHVLSTSRQSEFDTQRLDTTWSYSDEETLTSYRAGDLITGGLSWTRPTRLGGFQIRRNFELRPDMVTMPMPEFAGSAAVPSTVDVYVNNIRRLSQDVTEGPFSITNLPVISGVGNARLVVRDALGRETVSETPFYTSPDLLTKGLIDFSAEVGFARRNYGTSSFDYDDRLLGSATVRYGVSDGLTVEGHAEGGDDFYNVGLGGIFTLGSHGLAALSAASSHFGDESGYHLSASVEAELLGVRINARSQRAFGDYNDMASVSSNNSKNQFASGLLSVRPPRSLDQISVSTQLGFDETSLNFSYTQLETFDERRSRLLGLSATRPFGESGNIFVTAYKDLEDSNSYGIFAGLSWSFGGGVSASTGMSSNADGYSLTAEAVKSEEHAEGSYGWRLRGGLGANDIASASGSYRGSAARVSAGVDKFNNTTQAYAQIEGSIALAGGDVFFGNRIDDAFAVVDAGAPGVDIMLENRPIGQTNRRGKILLPNLRSYDLNNITLDPSNLPVDARIDHTKQMVRPTERAGAVVNFKVETEGQVALVTLKNENGDFIETGSTGTIDGKRDFVVGYDGQAYLDDIGATHRLHITQPTKGECEAQITVSQDSQTRATFETTCRSIQ is encoded by the coding sequence ATGCGACGGCGCGCGTTTCGGGCGGCTGACCTTGCCGTTTTGACGATTGCCGCCCTGACGGTCATTTCATCGAGCAGTCTCTCCGTGGCGCAGGACATACCTCCTGCGGCACAGCCGACCTCTGTTGCCGCAAACGAGGCCGGACAGCTGCAACTCGAAGTCTACATCAACGATGTATCGACAAACATGATCGCCACTTTTCGTCAAAACGCCGCCGGATCGTTTCTCATCGAGCCGCAACAGCTGACCAATATTGGGATCTCCCCGGTCGAAAACGCCATCGGCGACGATGGATGGATTGATATCTCCATGCTGCCCGAGGTCGTGGCGCGTTATGACAGCAGTACACAGTCCATGCATTTTAGCCTGCCGATGACAGCGCGGGCAAGCAAGGTCATCGACGCATCCGGAAAAGCGGCGGCGGAGGAGGATGACGAAACGCAGGAGAAAGCCAGAAGCGATTTTGGAGGTCTGGTGAACTACACGATTTACGGCGCCTCCGGCGGCAATAAATGGTCCGATCTCGCGGACTTCAACGGCATTTCAGCGCTTTTGGAAAGCCGCGCCTTCGGCCCACTCGGCGTGCTGTCCTCGTCGCACGTCCTCAGCACATCGCGCCAGTCTGAATTCGACACGCAGCGCCTAGATACCACCTGGAGCTATTCGGACGAGGAAACACTCACCAGCTACCGCGCCGGCGACCTGATTACCGGCGGGCTGAGCTGGACACGCCCAACGCGTTTGGGCGGATTTCAGATTCGCCGGAACTTCGAGCTGAGGCCCGATATGGTCACGATGCCCATGCCGGAATTTGCGGGCTCGGCGGCCGTGCCATCCACTGTCGATGTCTACGTCAACAATATCCGACGCCTGTCGCAGGATGTGACGGAAGGCCCCTTTTCCATCACCAACCTCCCGGTCATCAGCGGCGTGGGCAATGCAAGGCTGGTGGTGAGAGATGCGCTGGGACGGGAAACCGTTTCGGAAACCCCGTTTTACACGTCGCCGGATTTGCTGACCAAGGGTCTCATCGATTTCTCTGCCGAAGTCGGTTTTGCCCGGCGCAACTACGGAACTTCCTCCTTCGATTATGACGACCGGCTGCTGGGGTCAGCGACGGTGCGCTACGGCGTATCGGATGGGCTGACGGTGGAAGGCCATGCAGAAGGTGGCGACGATTTTTATAATGTCGGCCTGGGCGGGATCTTCACACTCGGATCCCATGGACTGGCGGCCCTTTCCGCCGCATCCAGCCACTTCGGCGACGAAAGCGGCTATCACCTTTCGGCAAGTGTCGAAGCCGAACTGCTTGGCGTGCGGATCAACGCGCGATCGCAACGGGCTTTCGGCGATTACAATGACATGGCATCCGTCTCTTCCAACAACTCAAAAAATCAATTTGCTTCCGGGCTTCTGAGCGTCCGGCCGCCGCGGTCGCTCGACCAGATTTCCGTGTCAACACAACTCGGCTTCGACGAGACCAGCCTGAACTTTTCCTACACCCAGCTTGAAACATTCGACGAGCGCCGATCCCGCCTCCTCGGTCTCTCCGCAACGCGGCCCTTTGGCGAAAGCGGCAATATTTTCGTCACGGCCTACAAGGATTTGGAGGACAGTAATTCCTACGGCATTTTCGCCGGCCTCTCCTGGTCATTCGGCGGTGGCGTGTCGGCCTCAACCGGCATGTCCTCCAATGCCGATGGGTATTCGCTGACGGCCGAGGCCGTGAAATCGGAGGAACATGCGGAGGGGAGTTATGGCTGGCGGCTGCGCGGCGGGCTTGGTGCCAACGACATCGCCTCGGCCTCGGGCAGCTATCGCGGCAGCGCTGCCCGCGTCTCTGCCGGCGTTGACAAGTTCAACAACACGACACAGGCCTATGCGCAAATCGAAGGGTCGATCGCACTCGCCGGGGGCGACGTCTTCTTCGGCAACCGCATCGATGATGCCTTCGCGGTTGTCGATGCGGGTGCACCCGGTGTCGATATCATGCTTGAAAACCGCCCGATCGGCCAGACGAACCGGCGCGGCAAGATATTGCTGCCCAATCTGCGCTCCTATGACCTCAACAATATCACGCTCGATCCCAGCAACTTGCCCGTTGATGCTCGCATCGACCACACCAAGCAGATGGTCAGGCCTACTGAACGTGCTGGCGCCGTTGTCAATTTCAAGGTGGAAACCGAAGGACAGGTGGCGCTGGTGACACTGAAAAACGAGAACGGCGACTTCATCGAAACCGGGTCGACCGGGACAATAGACGGCAAGCGCGATTTCGTCGTCGGTTATGACGGACAGGCTTATCTCGACGACATCGGCGCGACGCACAGGCTTCACATCACCCAGCCGACAAAAGGTGAATGCGAAGCGCAGATCACGGTCTCCCAGGACAGCCAGACGCGCGCAACGTTCGAAACCACGTGCAGGAGCATTCAATGA
- a CDS encoding fimbrial biogenesis chaperone: MRVFTLAAAFFAGLSVSPTQAASLRVAPVLLDLKAPTAASSLRIWNDAKKPINVQVRIFRWTQQNGQDVYTATQDVVASPPMTQLKGGAENLIRIVRLSKGPVRGEESYRVIVDELPPAGKPQSGTVNLVVRHSIPVFFAPAATNGAEPAWKITPQGNGYRVSVSNTGDRRIRLANLMLATGNGQAVARQQGLVGYVLGGSAASFVVPAMGGKKGGGTLKISADSEGGPVNATARVSGG, from the coding sequence ATGCGTGTTTTTACCTTAGCGGCTGCGTTTTTTGCCGGGTTGAGTGTTTCGCCTACACAGGCTGCATCCCTGCGGGTTGCGCCCGTGCTTCTTGATCTCAAGGCCCCAACGGCTGCCTCGAGCCTTCGCATCTGGAACGATGCGAAAAAGCCGATCAACGTCCAGGTCAGGATTTTCCGCTGGACGCAGCAGAACGGTCAGGATGTATACACTGCAACCCAGGATGTGGTTGCGAGCCCGCCAATGACCCAATTGAAAGGTGGCGCGGAAAATCTCATCCGCATCGTTCGGCTTTCAAAGGGCCCCGTGCGCGGCGAAGAAAGCTACCGCGTCATCGTTGACGAACTGCCCCCGGCGGGAAAACCGCAATCCGGCACAGTCAATCTTGTCGTGCGTCATTCAATACCCGTGTTCTTCGCCCCCGCCGCCACTAACGGAGCCGAACCGGCCTGGAAGATCACGCCCCAGGGCAATGGCTACCGGGTCTCGGTATCCAATACCGGTGACAGGCGCATAAGGCTCGCCAACCTGATGCTCGCCACCGGTAACGGTCAGGCAGTTGCCCGTCAGCAGGGCCTGGTCGGATATGTGCTTGGTGGCTCCGCTGCAAGCTTTGTGGTTCCGGCGATGGGCGGCAAGAAAGGCGGCGGCACATTAAAGATTTCGGCAGACAGCGAAGGCGGCCCCGTCAATGCGACGGCGCGCGTTTCGGGCGGCTGA
- a CDS encoding Csu type fimbrial protein has product MRFRASGYLLSLAALVFTPAASLAQVATTNFNVQITIQAACQINSAGNLDFGTSGVIAAPIDATSNIVVQCTASTPFSLGLSAGAGTGATVANRLMTSPAGGTISYSLYTTAAHTTVWGNTVGTDRQTGTGTGAPQTFTVYGRVPAQTTPAVGVYTDTVTATLNY; this is encoded by the coding sequence ATGAGGTTTCGGGCATCAGGCTATCTGTTATCACTGGCGGCGCTGGTTTTCACACCAGCGGCAAGTCTGGCGCAGGTCGCCACCACAAATTTCAACGTCCAGATCACCATTCAGGCCGCATGCCAGATCAATTCGGCCGGCAATCTCGATTTCGGCACGAGCGGCGTCATTGCAGCACCGATTGACGCCACCAGCAACATCGTCGTGCAGTGCACGGCCAGCACCCCGTTCAGTCTCGGCCTCAGCGCCGGCGCTGGTACGGGAGCGACCGTTGCCAATCGTTTGATGACGTCACCAGCGGGCGGGACGATCTCTTACTCGCTCTACACAACTGCGGCCCACACAACGGTGTGGGGCAACACGGTGGGAACCGACCGGCAAACCGGGACCGGCACCGGGGCACCGCAGACCTTCACCGTCTATGGGCGCGTACCTGCCCAGACGACACCCGCGGTCGGCGTCTATACGGATACGGTGACGGCCACGCTCAATTACTGA
- a CDS encoding bifunctional aconitate hydratase 2/2-methylisocitrate dehydratase, whose product MTLYLDYLAEIKSREPQGLAPKPIDDGALTAEIIELIKDAGSDHRADALKFFIYNTLPGTTSAAGVKAAFLKQIILGDVIVPEITPTFALELLSHMKGGPSIKVLLDIALGNDAEIAVKAGEVLKTQVFLYDADMFRLRDAYKAGNAIAQGVLESYAKAEFFTKLPDVEDEIKVVTFIAAEGDISTDLLSPGNQAHSRSDRQLHGQCMISPEAQAQIVALQKQHPDKQVMMIAEKGTMGVGSSRMSGVNNVALWTGKQASPYVPFVNYAPIVAGTNGISPIFATTVDVTGGIGVNLKNWVKKLGEDGKPILNNDGNPILEQKYSVETGTVLKIDTKNHKLRDENGTELVDLAASFTPQKMEFMKAGSSYAIVFGKKLQTFAAETLGVEPTPVFAPNKEISIEGQGLTAVEKIFNRNAVGVTPGKVLHAGSDVRVKVNIVGSQDTTGLMTAQELEAMAATVISPLVDGAYQSGCHTASVWDKKAQANTPKLMSFMHNFGVITGRDPKGVYHSMTDVIHKVLNDITVDDRAIIIGGDSHTRMSKGVAFGADSGTVALALATGEATMPIPQSVKVTFKGTMQPYMDFRDVVHATQAQMLQQHGDNVFQGRVIEVHIGTLLADQAFTFTDWTAEMKAKASICISEDETLIESLEIAKSRIQIMIDKGMDNEAQTLKGLIAKADQRIAEIRSGETPALKPDANAKYFAEVVVDLDVINEPMIADPDVNNNDVSRRYTHDTIRPVSYYGASKKVDLGFVGSCMVHKGDVKIVAQMLRNIEKTEGKVEFKAPLVVAAPTYNIIDELKAEGDWEILQKYSGFEFDDLNPKTTNRTSYENILYLERPGCNLCMGNQEKAAKGDTVLATSTRLFQGRVVEDSADKKGESLLASTPVVVLSAILGRTPSIDEYRSAVEGIDLTKFAPPKTTPIDSQSVHY is encoded by the coding sequence ATGACACTTTACTTGGATTACCTGGCTGAAATCAAAAGCAGAGAACCACAGGGTCTCGCGCCGAAGCCGATTGACGATGGCGCACTGACAGCCGAAATCATCGAGCTGATCAAGGATGCTGGGAGCGACCATCGCGCCGATGCGCTGAAGTTCTTCATCTACAATACGCTGCCCGGTACAACGAGCGCCGCTGGCGTCAAGGCTGCCTTCCTCAAGCAGATCATCCTCGGCGACGTCATCGTTCCCGAGATTACGCCGACGTTTGCGCTCGAACTGCTGTCGCACATGAAGGGTGGACCGTCCATCAAGGTTCTGCTCGATATCGCGCTTGGTAACGATGCCGAGATCGCCGTCAAGGCGGGCGAAGTCCTGAAAACCCAGGTATTCCTCTACGACGCTGACATGTTCCGCCTGCGCGATGCCTACAAGGCCGGCAACGCCATCGCCCAGGGCGTGCTGGAAAGCTACGCGAAGGCAGAGTTTTTCACCAAGCTTCCCGACGTCGAAGACGAGATCAAGGTTGTCACTTTCATCGCTGCGGAAGGCGATATTTCGACCGACCTGCTTTCGCCCGGCAATCAGGCCCATTCGCGCTCCGACCGCCAGTTGCACGGCCAGTGTATGATCTCTCCCGAAGCGCAGGCACAGATCGTGGCGCTTCAAAAGCAGCATCCTGACAAGCAGGTGATGATGATCGCCGAAAAAGGCACGATGGGCGTTGGCTCCTCGCGCATGTCCGGCGTCAACAACGTCGCGCTGTGGACGGGAAAGCAGGCAAGCCCCTATGTGCCATTCGTCAACTACGCGCCGATCGTTGCCGGTACCAATGGCATTTCGCCGATCTTCGCAACCACCGTTGACGTGACTGGCGGCATTGGTGTCAACCTTAAAAACTGGGTGAAGAAGCTCGGCGAAGATGGCAAGCCAATCCTGAACAATGACGGCAATCCGATCCTTGAGCAGAAATATTCGGTCGAAACCGGTACGGTTTTGAAAATCGACACCAAAAACCACAAGCTTCGTGACGAAAACGGCACCGAGCTGGTGGACCTCGCCGCGTCCTTCACGCCTCAGAAGATGGAGTTCATGAAGGCGGGCAGCTCCTACGCCATCGTGTTCGGCAAGAAGCTTCAGACCTTCGCTGCTGAAACGCTCGGCGTTGAGCCAACCCCGGTCTTTGCGCCAAACAAGGAAATCTCCATCGAAGGGCAGGGCCTTACGGCCGTCGAGAAGATCTTTAACCGCAATGCGGTTGGTGTCACGCCCGGCAAGGTCCTGCATGCCGGCTCCGACGTTCGCGTTAAGGTCAACATCGTCGGTTCGCAGGACACGACCGGTCTGATGACGGCACAGGAACTGGAAGCGATGGCGGCGACCGTCATTTCGCCGCTGGTGGATGGCGCCTATCAGTCGGGCTGCCACACGGCCTCCGTCTGGGACAAGAAGGCGCAGGCCAACACGCCGAAGCTCATGTCCTTCATGCACAATTTCGGCGTCATCACGGGCCGTGACCCGAAGGGCGTCTATCACTCCATGACGGACGTGATCCACAAGGTGCTAAACGACATTACCGTTGATGACCGGGCAATCATCATCGGCGGCGACAGCCACACCCGCATGTCCAAGGGTGTCGCATTCGGTGCGGATTCCGGCACCGTTGCGCTGGCGCTGGCAACCGGTGAAGCGACCATGCCGATCCCGCAATCGGTCAAGGTTACCTTCAAGGGCACGATGCAGCCCTATATGGACTTCCGCGATGTGGTGCATGCCACCCAGGCACAGATGCTCCAGCAGCACGGCGACAACGTCTTCCAGGGCCGCGTGATCGAAGTGCATATCGGTACGCTGCTCGCCGACCAGGCCTTTACTTTCACCGACTGGACGGCCGAGATGAAGGCCAAGGCGTCGATCTGCATTTCCGAAGACGAGACGCTGATCGAGTCACTGGAAATTGCGAAGTCGCGCATCCAGATCATGATCGACAAGGGAATGGATAATGAGGCCCAGACGCTCAAGGGTCTGATTGCGAAGGCAGATCAACGGATTGCTGAAATCCGTTCAGGTGAAACACCAGCTTTGAAGCCGGACGCCAACGCGAAATATTTCGCCGAGGTCGTTGTCGACCTCGACGTTATCAACGAGCCGATGATTGCCGATCCTGACGTCAACAACAACGACGTCTCCAGACGCTACACGCACGACACGATCCGCCCCGTTTCCTACTACGGCGCTTCCAAGAAGGTCGATCTCGGTTTTGTCGGCTCGTGCATGGTGCACAAGGGCGACGTTAAGATCGTTGCGCAGATGCTGCGCAACATCGAAAAGACTGAAGGCAAGGTCGAGTTCAAGGCGCCGCTCGTCGTCGCCGCGCCGACCTACAACATCATCGACGAGCTGAAAGCGGAAGGGGATTGGGAAATCCTGCAGAAGTATTCCGGTTTCGAGTTCGATGACCTCAACCCGAAGACCACGAACCGCACCTCCTATGAGAACATTTTGTATCTCGAGCGTCCGGGCTGCAATCTTTGCATGGGCAACCAGGAAAAGGCCGCAAAAGGGGATACGGTTCTCGCAACCTCAACCCGTCTTTTCCAGGGACGCGTCGTGGAAGACAGCGCCGACAAAAAGGGTGAATCGCTGCTCGCTTCCACCCCGGTCGTCGTGCTCTCGGCAATTCTAGGTCGCACACCGAGCATTGATGAGTACCGCTCTGCCGTCGAGGGGATCGATCTGACGAAGTTCGCGCCGCCGAAGACGACGCCGATCGATTCCCAGTCGGTGCATTACTAA
- a CDS encoding methyl-accepting chemotaxis protein, which produces MSFLKNTKIKTKVVFVISLMSLMSLFGIGYVSMQYKSTDAVYSDFIGHEALAAVLNARTSGNLNALGMQMLRASLNDPTSSDFNAAVKTFRADRKQLEERQNKIMELVPARTEAARDILKGVVEVEEIGNQVITLAQAGKQAEAQLMALNVLKKIAEVSPKISAGNEQLIQVMNDGRERLTASTTTTIWTGLIALALVSLAVIALGLLICSRGITTPIARLRARMESLAAGDTSSEIDGKDRGDEVGQMAATVQAFRENAIERIRLENETEANRSMSEKDRIEREKQKAQEAADIQFAVNNLATALSRIAEGDVTYRIAQPFVPSLDGIRGDFNRAAEQLQSTLTQVAQNARGIDAGANEIRSAADDLARRTEQQAAAVEETAAALEEITTTVRDSTRRAQEAGQLVGRAKIGAEKSGEVVQKAVSAMEQIASSANEISNIIGVIDEIAFQTNLLALNAGVEAARAGDAGKGFAVVAQEVRELAQRSANAAKEIKNLIMTSNGQVQQGVQLVGETGKALQLIVSEVQEINRHVAAISESAQEQSSGLHQINTAVNQMDQDTQKNAAMVEESTAASHGLAREASSLNQLIAQFKLTEAGYADASAPVRGASAADRPAASPARALGGRIRAAFSGNTALKADVGNWEEF; this is translated from the coding sequence ATGTCTTTCCTGAAGAATACCAAGATAAAAACGAAGGTCGTTTTTGTTATCTCGTTGATGAGCCTGATGTCACTGTTCGGCATAGGCTATGTCAGTATGCAATATAAAAGCACCGACGCCGTTTATAGCGACTTTATCGGACATGAGGCGCTTGCTGCCGTGCTGAACGCCAGAACGAGCGGCAATCTGAACGCGCTCGGCATGCAGATGTTGCGCGCCAGCCTTAATGACCCGACCAGCAGCGATTTCAATGCAGCCGTCAAAACCTTCAGGGCAGATCGCAAGCAGCTCGAAGAGCGCCAGAACAAGATCATGGAACTTGTCCCGGCGCGCACGGAGGCAGCCCGTGACATCCTGAAGGGTGTTGTTGAAGTCGAGGAGATCGGCAATCAGGTCATCACCCTTGCGCAGGCTGGCAAGCAGGCCGAAGCGCAGCTTATGGCGCTCAATGTGCTGAAGAAAATCGCTGAGGTCTCGCCGAAGATCAGTGCCGGCAACGAGCAACTCATTCAGGTCATGAATGATGGCAGGGAGCGGCTGACGGCCAGCACGACAACGACGATCTGGACAGGCCTTATCGCGCTGGCGCTGGTGTCGCTTGCCGTTATTGCCCTTGGCCTTCTCATCTGCTCTCGCGGCATTACCACACCGATAGCGCGCCTTCGCGCGCGAATGGAATCTCTCGCCGCCGGCGACACGTCAAGCGAGATCGACGGTAAGGATCGCGGCGACGAAGTGGGTCAGATGGCGGCGACCGTTCAGGCGTTCCGCGAAAACGCGATTGAGCGCATCAGGCTTGAAAATGAGACCGAAGCCAACCGGTCGATGTCCGAGAAGGATCGAATCGAGCGCGAAAAACAGAAGGCGCAGGAGGCGGCCGACATCCAGTTTGCCGTCAACAATCTTGCAACCGCGCTCTCAAGGATCGCGGAAGGTGATGTGACCTATCGGATTGCCCAGCCTTTTGTGCCGAGCCTTGATGGTATTCGCGGCGATTTCAACCGGGCGGCCGAACAGCTGCAATCGACGCTGACACAGGTCGCGCAGAATGCACGCGGAATCGACGCTGGCGCCAACGAGATCAGATCCGCGGCGGACGACTTGGCAAGACGGACGGAGCAGCAGGCTGCTGCAGTGGAAGAGACGGCAGCGGCACTTGAAGAAATTACGACGACGGTACGGGATTCGACCAGGCGGGCGCAGGAAGCGGGCCAACTCGTCGGTCGCGCAAAGATCGGCGCGGAAAAATCCGGCGAAGTCGTCCAAAAGGCCGTCTCCGCCATGGAGCAGATCGCCAGCTCCGCCAATGAAATTTCCAACATCATTGGCGTAATCGACGAGATCGCGTTTCAGACGAACCTTCTTGCGCTGAACGCCGGTGTGGAAGCGGCGCGAGCGGGTGATGCCGGCAAGGGTTTTGCCGTCGTCGCACAGGAGGTGCGTGAACTTGCCCAGCGTTCCGCCAATGCCGCCAAGGAAATCAAAAACCTGATCATGACATCGAACGGGCAGGTACAACAGGGCGTGCAGCTGGTTGGTGAAACCGGGAAAGCTCTGCAGCTCATCGTTTCGGAAGTGCAGGAAATCAACCGCCACGTTGCGGCCATTTCTGAATCGGCACAGGAGCAATCTTCCGGGCTGCATCAGATCAATACGGCTGTGAACCAGATGGATCAGGACACGCAGAAAAATGCTGCGATGGTAGAAGAAAGCACAGCGGCAAGTCACGGCCTTGCACGTGAGGCATCGTCGCTGAACCAGCTGATCGCCCAGTTCAAGCTCACTGAAGCCGGTTATGCTGACGCATCCGCTCCCGTGCGCGGTGCTTCTGCTGCCGACCGACCAGCTGCCTCGCCCGCCCGCGCACTCGGTGGGCGCATCAGGGCGGCGTTTTCCGGTAATACGGCTTTGAAAGCCGACGTGGGCAACTGGGAGGAGTTCTGA